The following proteins are encoded in a genomic region of Porphyrobacter sp. CACIAM 03H1:
- a CDS encoding complex I NDUFA9 subunit family protein produces MPSSPTSSPLSGQLVTIFGGTGYIGNYVAQSLLARGARLRLASRAPGKAQSLKPLANLGQLQLMPCDITREEHVAAALEGASYVVNLVGAFSGDLGKLMGEAPGTIARLAAERGIRALVHVSAIGADAASRTAYARGKAAGEANVAAAFPGATILRPSIVFGKDDNFINLFAGMIELLPVLPVFGPEAKLQLVYADDVAEAVAVALEHPEQHGGRTYELGGPEQLSMMEIHRRIAAAQGRKRTFLAVPDGLSATFAALPVTPMTRDQWTLLKPGSTVAPGALGLVDLGIEARPLGLFLDKWMLRYRKHGRFGAANERAKAYKA; encoded by the coding sequence ATGCCCTCCTCCCCCACCTCCTCCCCGCTGTCCGGCCAGCTGGTCACGATCTTCGGCGGCACCGGCTACATCGGCAACTACGTTGCTCAGAGCCTTCTCGCCCGCGGTGCTCGCTTGCGCCTTGCGAGCCGCGCGCCGGGCAAGGCGCAGAGTCTGAAGCCGCTCGCCAATCTCGGCCAGCTCCAGCTCATGCCCTGCGACATCACCCGCGAGGAGCACGTCGCCGCCGCGCTCGAGGGCGCGTCTTATGTGGTCAATCTCGTCGGCGCGTTCAGCGGCGATCTCGGAAAGCTGATGGGCGAGGCTCCGGGCACCATCGCCCGGCTGGCCGCTGAGCGCGGGATCCGGGCGCTGGTCCATGTCAGCGCGATCGGCGCCGATGCCGCCTCTCGAACCGCCTATGCGCGCGGCAAAGCCGCAGGCGAGGCCAACGTCGCCGCCGCCTTCCCCGGAGCGACGATCCTGCGGCCCTCGATCGTGTTCGGCAAGGACGACAACTTCATCAACCTGTTTGCGGGGATGATCGAACTGCTTCCCGTCCTCCCCGTGTTCGGCCCCGAGGCGAAGCTCCAGCTGGTCTACGCCGACGATGTCGCGGAGGCGGTGGCGGTTGCGCTGGAACACCCCGAGCAGCACGGCGGTCGGACCTACGAACTGGGCGGGCCGGAGCAGCTCTCCATGATGGAGATCCACCGCCGCATCGCCGCCGCGCAGGGGCGCAAGCGCACCTTCCTCGCCGTGCCGGACGGCCTGTCTGCCACCTTCGCCGCTCTGCCGGTAACGCCGATGACCCGCGACCAGTGGACGCTCCTCAAGCCCGGCAGCACGGTCGCGCCGGGAGCCCTCGGCCTCGTCGACCTCGGGATCGAGGCCCGGCCGCTCGGCCTGTTCCTCGACAAGTGGATGCTGCGCTACCGCAAACACGGCCGCTTCGGCGCGGCAAACGAAAGAGCCAAGGCGTACAAGGCCTAA
- a CDS encoding ArsI/CadI family heavy metal resistance metalloenzyme, with protein sequence MKRFHLHVGVTDLDASIAFYTHLFGAAPSVVKADYAKWMLEDPRINFAISMREGATKGIEHVGLQVEDEGELAEVYARLKAADRPVLEEGATTCCYAKSEKSWIADPDGVVWEAFLTTGGSTTYGGSPDLEQLANADAAAGACCVPQSAAAAPSCC encoded by the coding sequence ATGAAACGCTTTCACCTCCACGTCGGCGTGACCGACCTCGATGCCTCGATCGCCTTCTACACCCACCTCTTCGGCGCCGCGCCGAGCGTGGTGAAGGCGGATTATGCCAAGTGGATGCTCGAGGACCCGCGCATCAACTTCGCGATCTCGATGCGCGAGGGGGCGACGAAGGGCATCGAGCACGTCGGCTTGCAGGTCGAGGACGAGGGCGAACTGGCCGAGGTCTATGCCCGCCTCAAGGCCGCCGACCGCCCTGTGCTGGAGGAGGGCGCGACCACCTGCTGCTATGCAAAGTCGGAAAAGAGCTGGATCGCCGACCCCGACGGGGTTGTGTGGGAGGCCTTCCTGACCACCGGCGGCAGCACCACCTATGGCGGCAGCCCCGATCTCGAACAGCTCGCCAATGCCGATGCCGCGGCGGGCGCGTGCTGCGTGCCGCAGAGCGCGGCCGCGGCGCCGTCCTGCTGCTGA
- a CDS encoding tyrosine-type recombinase/integrase, whose translation MSLTALQIRAFSPGATAYKRADERGLYLEIFPNGSKLWRLKYYVGGKEKRIALGAWPEVSLQAARLERDELRLRIAKGEDPALTRKKNKASAKISAANTFESVAREYIENKMVGEGRAEATLLKARWFLDLLKPAIGHMPISDVDPQMMLAPLKKLEARGNRETAKKCRSFASRVFRYGAATGRCTTDPTAILKGALLTPQARHYAAILEPEKLGELLRAIDAFECYPITKLALKVAPHIFVRPGEMRHGEWQEIDFEKAIWTIPAGKMKARRTHAVPLSRQVLALLKELKSITGGQGYIFPAFHTRLRPMSENTINSSFRRMGFSKDEMTAHGFRSTASTLLNESGLWHPDAIERALAHGDSNAIRGTYNRGQYWDERVKMAQWWSDYLDDRRKGKAPD comes from the coding sequence ATGTCACTGACAGCCTTGCAAATCCGAGCTTTTTCGCCCGGTGCTACCGCCTACAAGCGCGCCGATGAGCGCGGCCTCTACCTAGAAATCTTCCCCAACGGCTCGAAGCTCTGGCGGCTGAAGTATTACGTAGGCGGCAAAGAAAAGAGGATAGCTCTTGGCGCCTGGCCCGAAGTTAGTCTTCAGGCGGCGCGCCTCGAGCGCGACGAGCTCAGGCTGCGTATTGCCAAGGGCGAAGACCCTGCCTTGACGCGAAAGAAGAACAAGGCATCGGCCAAGATCAGCGCCGCCAACACCTTCGAGTCGGTCGCCCGCGAGTACATCGAGAACAAGATGGTCGGCGAAGGCCGCGCCGAGGCCACGCTCCTCAAGGCACGCTGGTTCCTCGATCTGCTCAAGCCGGCGATCGGGCACATGCCGATTTCGGACGTTGACCCGCAGATGATGCTCGCCCCGCTCAAGAAGCTGGAGGCAAGAGGCAATCGTGAGACCGCCAAGAAGTGCCGCTCTTTCGCGAGCCGGGTATTCCGCTATGGCGCGGCCACCGGCCGCTGCACCACAGACCCGACGGCCATCCTCAAGGGTGCACTGCTGACCCCCCAAGCGCGCCACTATGCAGCCATCCTCGAACCGGAAAAGCTGGGCGAGCTGTTGCGTGCCATCGATGCGTTCGAATGCTACCCGATCACGAAGTTGGCGCTAAAGGTTGCCCCACACATTTTCGTCCGACCGGGTGAGATGCGGCACGGCGAGTGGCAGGAAATCGACTTCGAGAAGGCAATCTGGACGATCCCCGCAGGCAAGATGAAGGCGCGGCGCACTCACGCCGTGCCTCTGTCGCGCCAAGTTCTCGCACTTCTCAAAGAGCTGAAGTCCATCACCGGGGGGCAAGGCTACATCTTCCCAGCCTTCCACACCCGGCTGCGCCCGATGAGCGAGAATACCATCAACTCGTCGTTTAGGCGCATGGGTTTCAGCAAGGACGAGATGACGGCCCACGGTTTCCGGTCGACGGCATCCACCTTGCTCAACGAAAGCGGGCTCTGGCACCCCGATGCCATCGAACGCGCGCTGGCCCACGGCGACAGCAACGCCATTCGTGGCACCTACAATCGGGGCCAGTACTGGGATGAGCGGGTCAAGATGGCGCAATGGTGGAGCGACTATCTCGATGATCGGAGGAAAGGCAAAGCTCCCGATTAG
- a CDS encoding porin translates to MIRMSGGGAIIASAAALLAATSAPALAAASAGPVPSEADQARTIANLQRQIDELKAMVEALQADRSRAAPPQPSAAPAASPPPVAIASPTPAPSPATITPPADAGQIRLAVAPAPAKPKAWYEKLRLRGYTQLRFNQIISGDSNAPAGISRLRSIHDSAINADSNFSFRRLRMIIQGDLNDHVSLYFQPDFAASVSNQSVGERREGTVSLRDMYADVFPFDDKSFRIRLGQSKVPYGWENMQSSSNRLALDRTDGINSAAAGERDLGIVAYYTPPKVQAIWDRLAKDGHKLFGNYGAFGFGAFNGQGLNRTEADDNVMLVGLATWPFELDGLGLEGQVFEIGGSVMRNRIRPEIRTGGLSAAGFKDNRALIHAILYPNPIGVQGEWNWGTGPEFVPATGRIEERPLTGGYVQLMGKIDDSPIGPFYPFARWQYYRGGFKAAVNAPRLETEELELGFEFQLDPALEITTTYGWASRKEADERRLGQAEGQILRVQAQWNY, encoded by the coding sequence ATGATACGAATGTCCGGTGGCGGCGCCATCATCGCGTCTGCCGCCGCCCTGCTGGCGGCAACGAGCGCTCCGGCCCTTGCCGCCGCCAGCGCCGGTCCTGTGCCGAGCGAAGCCGATCAGGCGCGCACGATCGCCAACCTCCAGCGCCAGATCGACGAGCTGAAAGCGATGGTCGAGGCGCTTCAGGCAGACCGGTCCCGTGCAGCCCCGCCCCAGCCCTCGGCCGCACCCGCCGCCTCGCCGCCCCCAGTGGCAATCGCAAGCCCGACCCCGGCCCCGTCCCCTGCGACGATCACGCCGCCGGCAGACGCGGGCCAGATCCGCCTCGCCGTTGCACCTGCTCCGGCCAAACCCAAGGCGTGGTACGAAAAGCTGCGCCTGCGCGGCTATACCCAGCTGCGCTTCAACCAGATCATCTCCGGCGATTCGAACGCGCCCGCCGGCATCTCGCGCCTGCGCTCGATCCATGACAGCGCGATCAATGCCGACAGCAACTTCAGCTTCCGCCGGCTGCGCATGATCATCCAGGGCGACCTCAACGATCATGTCTCGCTCTACTTCCAGCCGGATTTCGCCGCTTCGGTCTCGAACCAGTCGGTCGGCGAGCGGCGCGAAGGGACGGTCTCGCTGCGGGACATGTATGCCGATGTCTTCCCCTTCGACGACAAGTCCTTCCGCATCCGGCTCGGCCAGTCGAAGGTGCCCTATGGCTGGGAGAACATGCAGTCCTCGTCCAACCGCCTCGCGCTTGACCGCACCGACGGCATCAACAGCGCCGCCGCAGGCGAGCGCGATCTCGGTATCGTCGCCTATTACACCCCGCCGAAGGTGCAGGCGATCTGGGACCGGCTCGCCAAGGACGGGCACAAGCTTTTCGGAAATTACGGCGCCTTCGGCTTCGGTGCCTTCAACGGGCAGGGCCTCAACCGCACCGAAGCCGACGACAACGTGATGCTCGTGGGCCTTGCCACCTGGCCCTTCGAACTCGACGGGCTCGGGCTGGAAGGGCAGGTGTTCGAAATCGGCGGGTCGGTGATGAGGAACCGCATCCGGCCGGAAATCCGCACCGGCGGGCTGAGCGCCGCCGGATTCAAGGACAACCGCGCGCTGATCCACGCGATCCTCTACCCCAACCCGATCGGCGTGCAGGGGGAATGGAACTGGGGCACGGGCCCAGAATTCGTCCCAGCCACGGGCCGGATCGAGGAACGTCCGCTGACTGGCGGCTATGTCCAGCTGATGGGCAAGATCGACGACTCGCCGATCGGCCCCTTCTATCCCTTCGCGCGCTGGCAGTATTACCGCGGCGGCTTCAAGGCCGCGGTCAACGCGCCGCGGTTGGAGACCGAGGAGCTGGAACTGGGCTTCGAATTCCAGCTCGACCCCGCCTTGGAGATCACCACCACCTATGGCTGGGCCTCGCGCAAGGAGGCGGACGAGCGCCGGCTCGGGCAGGCCGAAGGGCAAATCCTGCGGGTGCAGGCGCAGTGGAACTATTGA
- a CDS encoding SIR2 family NAD-dependent protein deacylase, with amino-acid sequence MHKHDPARQISFIQQALSQNRKPVGFFLGAGCPLSIRVNERVEDGKTVTDPLIWDVAGLTKAIAEQLSSKDPASPSTWDKIVKIVTDDGGDGGNIELLLSRIRVFASVAGGGDVRGLTADELIALDNKVCGVISKEVRRELPAKDSPYHNLAIWSRSIRRERPVHLFTTNYDLLMEQALEESSAPYFDGFIGARKAFFDLGAVEDEGLLPPRWTRLWKIHGSLNWRLEGKTDVVRSDEKTDKQSYLIYPSHLKYDQSRKMPYLAMLDRLKAFLLAPSSLLFICGYSFADEHINDVICRSLEVNPTAHVFACLFGELEWVNYKLARQCALATPNLSLLGFDKAIIGRTLGEWSGEGADDLALPSSILVNDGDKVTLRLGDFAALGMLLRGLSGDGMSDDPA; translated from the coding sequence ATGCATAAACATGATCCGGCTCGTCAGATCAGCTTCATTCAACAAGCCCTGTCGCAGAACCGCAAGCCGGTAGGCTTTTTCCTGGGTGCGGGGTGCCCACTGTCGATTCGGGTAAATGAACGGGTGGAGGATGGAAAGACCGTAACGGACCCGCTGATCTGGGACGTAGCGGGCCTGACGAAGGCGATCGCGGAGCAGCTTTCCAGCAAGGACCCCGCGAGCCCGTCGACCTGGGACAAAATCGTCAAGATCGTTACCGATGACGGCGGCGATGGTGGCAATATTGAGCTCCTGCTTAGCCGAATCCGCGTATTCGCAAGCGTCGCCGGCGGCGGCGATGTGCGGGGACTGACCGCTGATGAGCTAATTGCCCTCGACAACAAAGTCTGCGGCGTCATATCCAAAGAGGTCCGACGCGAGCTTCCCGCCAAAGACAGCCCCTATCATAACCTCGCAATTTGGAGTCGCTCGATCCGTCGCGAGCGGCCGGTGCATCTGTTTACGACAAACTACGACTTGTTGATGGAGCAGGCGCTTGAGGAGAGCTCGGCGCCATATTTCGACGGCTTCATCGGTGCGCGTAAGGCCTTCTTTGACCTTGGCGCTGTCGAGGATGAGGGTTTGCTTCCGCCGCGCTGGACTCGGCTCTGGAAGATCCACGGATCCCTCAACTGGCGTCTTGAAGGCAAGACCGATGTCGTGCGCAGCGACGAGAAAACCGATAAGCAGAGCTATCTGATCTACCCGTCGCACCTCAAGTATGATCAGAGCCGAAAGATGCCGTATCTCGCGATGCTCGATCGCTTGAAGGCCTTCTTACTCGCGCCGTCATCGTTGCTGTTCATCTGCGGCTATTCATTCGCAGACGAGCATATCAACGACGTCATCTGCCGCAGCCTTGAAGTCAATCCAACAGCACATGTCTTCGCTTGCCTATTTGGCGAGCTTGAGTGGGTGAATTACAAGCTCGCGCGCCAGTGCGCGCTGGCGACGCCCAATCTGAGCCTTCTCGGGTTCGACAAGGCGATCATCGGCCGCACGCTCGGTGAGTGGTCGGGTGAGGGGGCCGATGATCTTGCGTTGCCGTCCAGCATCCTTGTGAATGATGGCGACAAGGTTACCCTGCGGCTCGGAGACTTCGCCGCGCTCGGCATGCTGCTGCGTGGCCTTTCAGGAGATGGGATGAGCGATGATCCGGCCTGA
- the phoU gene encoding phosphate signaling complex protein PhoU, with amino-acid sequence MAHPVIDRPHTVSSYNLQLAEVRSIINRMADEAQAMLSGALHALCKADRVAAMQVVAQDKAIDELERSLERRALLIIMSRAPMAEDLRYLMAAIRIGKMLERTGDQAKRIARRHEEVDLAVLGPRFPLLRAMERHAGEMVAKAIASFNEGSRELAGEVMSSDAELNAMNDALIRACREAMDEGTLGSGDGLQLILIAKQLERVGDYATKIAGDVAYMLTGE; translated from the coding sequence ATGGCGCACCCCGTAATCGACCGCCCCCATACGGTTTCCTCGTATAACCTGCAGCTTGCGGAAGTCCGGTCGATCATCAACCGGATGGCCGACGAGGCGCAGGCGATGCTGTCCGGCGCGCTCCATGCCCTCTGCAAGGCCGACAGGGTCGCGGCGATGCAGGTGGTGGCGCAGGACAAGGCGATCGACGAACTCGAACGGTCGCTCGAGAGACGGGCCCTGCTAATCATCATGTCTCGTGCGCCGATGGCGGAGGATCTGCGCTACCTGATGGCCGCGATCCGGATCGGCAAGATGCTCGAGCGGACCGGCGACCAGGCCAAGCGCATTGCCCGGCGGCACGAGGAGGTCGACCTTGCCGTTCTTGGGCCGCGTTTCCCGCTGCTTAGGGCAATGGAGCGCCATGCCGGCGAGATGGTGGCAAAGGCGATCGCCAGCTTCAACGAGGGTTCGCGGGAGCTTGCCGGCGAGGTCATGTCCTCCGACGCCGAGCTCAACGCGATGAACGACGCGCTGATCCGTGCGTGCCGCGAGGCGATGGACGAAGGCACACTCGGCAGCGGTGACGGCCTCCAGCTGATCCTGATCGCCAAGCAGCTGGAACGGGTCGGCGACTACGCCACCAAGATCGCCGGGGACGTCGCCTACATGCTCACCGGCGAATAG
- the arsB gene encoding ACR3 family arsenite efflux transporter has protein sequence MNEATSPLGLFERYLSLWVLLAILAGLGLGLVAPDAVGVLAGLEYASVNLVVAVLIWAMIFPMMVGVDFGSIRDIGRKPKGLVITLAINWLVKPFTMAALAVLFFDYLYAGLLPRADAQEYIAGLILLGAAPCTAMVFVWSQMTRGDPAYTLVQVSVNDLVMIVAFAPIVALLLGVTDIVVPWETLLLSVVLYVVIPLAAGAWTRARVIAGHGGDAAAIDGFTARLKPWSIIGLLATVVLLFAFQAGTIIANPLLIALIAVPIIIQSYGIFAAAYAWAYAWRVPHAIAAPCALIGTSNFFELAVAVAIGLFGLSSGAALATVVGVLVEVPVMLSLVAFANRTRARFPESTA, from the coding sequence ATGAACGAAGCGACCTCGCCGCTCGGCCTGTTCGAGCGGTATCTTTCGCTGTGGGTGCTGCTCGCGATCCTTGCCGGGCTCGGCTTGGGACTTGTGGCGCCCGATGCGGTCGGCGTGCTGGCGGGGCTGGAATATGCCTCGGTCAACCTCGTCGTCGCGGTGCTGATCTGGGCGATGATCTTCCCGATGATGGTCGGGGTCGATTTCGGGAGCATCAGGGACATCGGCAGGAAGCCGAAAGGTCTGGTCATCACGCTGGCGATCAACTGGCTGGTCAAGCCCTTCACCATGGCGGCGCTGGCGGTGCTGTTCTTCGACTATCTCTATGCCGGCCTGCTGCCCCGCGCCGACGCACAGGAGTATATCGCCGGGCTCATCCTGCTGGGCGCGGCCCCCTGCACCGCGATGGTCTTCGTATGGTCGCAGATGACCCGCGGCGATCCGGCCTACACACTGGTGCAGGTCTCCGTGAACGACCTCGTGATGATCGTCGCCTTCGCCCCGATCGTGGCGCTGCTGCTGGGCGTCACCGATATCGTGGTGCCGTGGGAGACGCTGCTCTTGTCGGTGGTGCTTTACGTGGTGATCCCGCTGGCGGCAGGGGCATGGACCCGCGCCCGCGTGATCGCAGGCCACGGCGGCGATGCGGCGGCGATCGATGGCTTCACCGCGCGATTGAAGCCATGGTCGATCATCGGCCTGCTGGCGACGGTCGTGCTGCTGTTCGCCTTTCAGGCCGGGACAATCATCGCCAATCCCCTGCTGATCGCGCTGATTGCGGTGCCGATCATAATCCAGTCCTACGGCATCTTCGCCGCTGCCTATGCCTGGGCCTATGCGTGGCGGGTGCCTCATGCCATTGCCGCACCCTGCGCGCTGATCGGCACCTCGAACTTCTTCGAGCTGGCGGTGGCGGTGGCCATCGGGCTGTTCGGCCTGTCGAGCGGCGCGGCGCTGGCGACGGTGGTCGGCGTGCTGGTCGAGGTGCCGGTGATGCTCTCGCTGGTCGCCTTCGCCAACCGCACCCGCGCCCGCTTTCCCGAAAGCACCGCCTGA
- a CDS encoding arsenate reductase ArsC — translation MNILVLCTGNSARSILGEALFDHLGQGQVRAFSAGSKPKGVPHPGALRLLERRGIDTAPLRSKSWNEFTGPDAPPIDLAITVCGNAAGEACPVFMGSPLKAHWGLPDPAEVTGSEAEVDAAFEETWRLLEMRVRAFLALDRAAMDKSALQAALARIGAMEGAA, via the coding sequence ATGAACATTCTGGTGCTGTGCACGGGCAATTCCGCCCGCTCGATCCTTGGCGAGGCGCTGTTCGACCACCTCGGGCAAGGTCAGGTCCGGGCCTTCAGCGCGGGGAGCAAGCCCAAGGGCGTGCCGCACCCCGGCGCGCTGCGGCTGCTCGAACGCCGGGGGATCGACACCGCGCCGTTGCGGTCGAAGAGCTGGAACGAGTTCACCGGCCCCGACGCTCCGCCGATCGATCTGGCAATTACCGTGTGCGGCAATGCTGCGGGCGAGGCTTGCCCGGTGTTCATGGGCAGCCCGCTGAAGGCCCATTGGGGTCTCCCCGATCCTGCCGAGGTGACCGGCAGCGAGGCCGAGGTCGACGCCGCTTTCGAGGAAACCTGGCGGCTGCTGGAAATGCGGGTGCGGGCGTTCCTCGCGCTCGACCGGGCGGCGATGGACAAGTCCGCCCTGCAGGCAGCCCTTGCCCGGATCGGCGCGATGGAGGGGGCGGCGTGA
- a CDS encoding M14 family metallopeptidase has translation MSLARLICTALLLLFAPALAAAEDPAPFVIAGETVAPGTRADFRIPVPEGSDGSTFIPVSVIHGAREGRVLAVVAGVHGFEFASILAAERLAERVDPARLFGTLVLVRVANIPGFEGRSPNVNPVDRKNLNRVFPGKADGTQTERIADLIAREVVARSDFLMDVHSGDGAEFLDPFIGVYGGPLATDFPLALKVAQGFGFPNIVRYAMQTQAQIDTGRSLNRQGVAMGKPTILVEIGQNGSREEAHVAAIVAGVENALAILGMSDAPVQAAPAPTRLFEGTTALAAGHAGVYHPVDARPRALKKGELVGIIRDYAGKEIERLLSPVDGHALYGITGPPVEPGDGVVTIALPTDGF, from the coding sequence ATGAGCCTTGCCCGCCTGATCTGCACCGCCCTGCTGCTGCTCTTCGCCCCGGCGCTCGCCGCAGCGGAAGACCCGGCGCCTTTCGTCATCGCCGGAGAGACCGTCGCCCCGGGCACCCGCGCCGATTTCCGCATCCCCGTGCCCGAAGGCAGCGACGGGTCGACCTTCATCCCCGTGAGCGTCATCCACGGCGCCCGCGAAGGCCGGGTGCTGGCGGTGGTGGCGGGTGTCCACGGCTTCGAATTCGCCTCGATCCTCGCCGCTGAGCGGCTCGCCGAGCGGGTCGATCCCGCGCGCCTATTCGGCACGCTGGTGCTGGTGCGCGTCGCCAACATCCCGGGCTTCGAGGGCCGCTCGCCGAACGTCAATCCGGTCGACCGCAAGAACCTCAACCGCGTCTTCCCCGGCAAGGCGGACGGCACCCAGACCGAACGCATCGCCGATCTCATCGCGCGCGAGGTGGTCGCCCGCAGCGACTTCCTGATGGACGTGCACAGCGGCGATGGGGCCGAGTTCCTCGACCCTTTCATCGGCGTCTACGGCGGGCCGCTCGCGACCGATTTCCCGCTGGCGTTGAAGGTGGCGCAGGGCTTCGGCTTTCCCAACATCGTGCGCTACGCGATGCAGACGCAGGCGCAGATCGACACCGGGCGCTCGCTCAACCGGCAGGGCGTGGCGATGGGCAAGCCCACGATCCTGGTCGAGATCGGCCAGAACGGCAGCCGCGAGGAGGCCCATGTGGCCGCGATCGTCGCGGGGGTCGAGAACGCGCTGGCGATCCTCGGCATGAGTGACGCACCGGTGCAAGCGGCCCCCGCGCCCACCCGGCTGTTCGAGGGCACCACCGCGCTCGCGGCCGGCCATGCGGGCGTCTATCACCCCGTCGACGCCCGCCCCCGCGCACTCAAGAAGGGTGAGTTGGTCGGCATCATCCGCGACTACGCCGGCAAGGAGATCGAACGGCTGCTTTCCCCCGTGGACGGCCATGCGCTCTACGGCATCACCGGCCCGCCGGTCGAGCCCGGCGACGGCGTGGTGACGATCGCGCTCCCCACCGACGGCTTCTGA
- a CDS encoding ArsR/SmtB family transcription factor, with translation MQAEAVIRALGALAQEHRLAAFRLLVQAGAEGIPAGVLAEKLGVPPSSMSFHLAQLANAGLVTQRRESRSILYSADYGAMNALMGYLTENCCGGAACADAVACEPATNRKNA, from the coding sequence TTGCAGGCAGAAGCCGTCATCCGCGCGTTGGGCGCGCTCGCGCAAGAGCATCGGCTCGCCGCCTTCCGCCTGCTCGTGCAGGCCGGGGCCGAGGGTATTCCGGCCGGCGTGCTCGCCGAAAAGCTCGGCGTGCCGCCCTCCTCGATGAGCTTCCACCTTGCCCAGCTCGCCAACGCGGGCCTCGTCACCCAGCGGCGCGAGAGCCGGTCGATCCTCTATTCGGCCGACTACGGCGCGATGAATGCGCTGATGGGCTACCTCACCGAAAACTGCTGCGGCGGCGCGGCTTGTGCCGATGCCGTCGCTTGCGAACCTGCAACCAACCGGAAGAACGCCTGA